A single Malaclemys terrapin pileata isolate rMalTer1 chromosome 3, rMalTer1.hap1, whole genome shotgun sequence DNA region contains:
- the LOC128833697 gene encoding uncharacterized protein LOC128833697, whose product MLACVQPVYAKLVSGVLELRAMEPFYLYDIRAVTSNKTIERILSSMAAQLCHLMIAATWEGVNNERLADLEKAAEELAKATEELAYVARRVAHESNEELLAGEMLPAAESLLASGKSILLVAQKLHIQPDVQSHQEELIDSAKRVLMGTVKILQLEDDAVVMRIIQAAHWLRHCLSALEFAGDIPALLAAFRDFSESLLLLNNLTERRIQELRDSPPQKYLAQMLQILRKCVPMLHAAKHSHLKHPQDQQVNGSKNYIFHLMDSTIEELISLLTNTTRNKELLERNGLFSQHLGLLSNANPAHLAEDEFSFCVETVVFHCMLLANSSRPSIKLQLIKHCHHLLMLKKSISNHGSLMEELPAQSQLECNLEEKCHAMRVEVEILDQTILTAVLCQILDTFTDINEPLKRLMEAALEPTTVQYSPAGEDGFLRKLQPLITAFFSHAHQMLKVANFVLARCTNLKIIKEIEDHVDCLNRFLATVPLLLTEMSKDPNKINIQEQLQTFYQRWAWTTESLLACVDETINLPEFLDLSIQEMADHRECCEQELESQNSGRFSWHAVHMTSLAARVIQVTNRFVDKIRDPIFKNGLLVLVKQLEISILEVRTVTSHCLGGISCLQTRNAFSKRIKHLMDSTRNVREGLDESNHPDILSPLREQIRSLDIPKELCCFSAQDHVELRAPDVIKQSTTDNTELVEEFLSERLPSATSPLEMLPRAGNLYPETVDLHSVINELITATKKHDITAVNTACFGLLELSNCCVEAAQEALPIVKSPLLEKLTHYRKIVLLTPSVISLAREIGPNPVSRADTLLPTAVLLSEKICETNQCLVAVAGSWYSLVQQLFCTVAPADFLKSKQTLDEIMQTLATVVHLAADVAHTDCEEERTTVPKIQERFVRVQAKFTRAQTNTKHLLEKALSSDCFHSHQDHLEGICLLWSVSIQVLLSAVDQLIGRDVLFLGELRNTMKHKLRLRDVLAAVSESSLRIQEAARLSYLACAEHSVQRDILALREEVKVLTEALLQVADVLSVSPVPATNLSIRAELLQREFAVRVKALLILLTSTNREYMRVIQNILRLAWPPARAQGGDGVMVKQAGQIMANLQLVKTIIEDALENTVHLRMRESLLSQTDHLLLLTAELLGSAGEQLQRQQDRELVQLDYIAWEWSAKAHYVVTQLQSVKNIDKAALELVKQCLQNSESRAVANQCHGKAELSPAKIPSTKHQSHTHQANSANAWPTMSESKGLTAGDAFEIMLLTDSPNDSHPTSSEQGKGAAPAALPEDSGQWQDDTNTMSQVTKEMATGMSHMARFLKRKGPITTKEQLIACASQMASNGQVFVRFGHLIAENCLDERCATELLCVTEQIQTISNQLRIISRVKAATAGSRCSAELLVNNAQNLFQVVLQSLKAAEAACVKGLRKPDPDSEAAEAAAFCIRWKEKLLWHRVKAALNPDRDEFGLRRTRVGREPTLTAMAQEPSSQN is encoded by the exons ATGCTTGCCTGTGTGCAACCAGTGTATGCAAAATTAGTGAGCGGAGTTTTGGAG CTGAGAGCAATGGAGCCTTTTTATCTGTATGACATCAGGGCTGTCACCTCCAACAAAACCATTGAGAGAATTCTTTCATCCATGGCAGCTCAACTTTGTCATTTAATGATAGCAGCCACGTGGGAAGGGGTGAATAACGAGCGCCTCGCTGATTTAGAAAAAGCTGCTGAAGAATTAGCCAAAGCTACTGAAGAACTTGCTTATGTTGCAAGAAG GGTGGCTCATGAGTCCAACGAGGAGCTGCTGGCTGGGGAGATGCTACCTGCTGCCGAATCTCTCCTCGCGTCTGGGAAAAGCATCTTACTGGTGGCCCAGAAACTTCATATTCAGCCGGACGTTCAGAGTCATCAGGAGGAACTGATTGATTCAGCAAAGAGAGTCTTAATGGGGACTGTAAAG ATCCTCCAGCTTGAAGATGATGCTGTAGTGATGAGGATTATCCAGGCCGCTCATTGGCTTCGGCATTGCTTGAGTGCACTCGAGTTTGCAGGAGACATACCAGCCCTGCTAGCTGCTTTCCGTGACTTTTCAGAGTCCTTGCTCTTGCTGAACAATTTGACAGAAAGACGCATCCAAGAGCTCCGAGATTCTCCTCCTCAGAAGTATTTGGCCCAGATGCTGCAGATCCTTAGGAAGTGCGTCCCGATGCTGCATGCTGCAAAACACAGTCACCTGAAGCACCCCCAGGACCAGCAAGTGAATGGTTCCAAAAACTACATTTTCCATTTGATGGATAGCACCATAGAGGAACTGATTTCCTTGCTGACAAACACCACCAGAAACAAGGAACTACTGGAAAGAAATGGGCTCTTTTCCCAGCACCTGGGCCTCCTGTCCAACGCAAACCCTGCTCACCTAGCTGAGGACGAATTCAGTTTTTGTGTGGAAACAGTGGTCTTCCACTGCATGCTTTTAGCTAACTCATCAAGGCCAAGTATTAAGCTGCAGTTGATCAAGCACTGCCATCATCTGCTAATGCTCAAGAAAAGCATTTCCAACCATGGAAGCCTAATGGAGGAATTGCCAGCACAAAGCCAACTAGAATGCAACCTAGAAGAGAAATGTCATGCGATGAGAGTTGAGGTGGAGATTCTTGATCAAACCATACTCACTGCTGTTTTGTGTCAGATTCTGGACactttcacagacattaacgaaCCCCTGAAAAGGTTAATGGAGGCTGCACTGGAACCTACTACTGTCCAATATTCTCCTGCAGGAGAGGATGGATTTCTAAGAAAACTTCAGCCTCTCATTACTGCCTTCTTCAGTCATGCTCATCAGATGCTCAAAGTGGCAAATTTTGTTCTGGCCAGGTGCACCAACCTCAAAATCATTAAAGAAATTGAAGATCATGTAGACTGTTTAAATAGATTCCTTGCCACGGTGCCTCTACTCCTCACAGAAATGAGCAAAGATCCTAATAAGATTAACATCCAGGAACAACTACAAACCTTCTATCAAAGATGGGCTTGGACAACAGAAAGCTTGTTAGCGTGTGTTGATGAGACAATCAACTTGCCCGAATTCCTCGATCTGTCTATTCAGGAAATGGCCGATCACAGAGAGTGTTGTGAACAAGAACTAGAGAGTCAGAACTCTGGAAGGTTTTCATGGCATGCCGTGCATATGACCAGCCTAGCTGCTCGCGTGATCCAAGTTACTAACAGATTTGTGGATAAAATCAGAGATCCCATTTTCAAGAATGGTTTGTTAGTTTTAGTTAAGCAATTGGAAATCTCCATTCTGGAAGTGAGAACTGTTACTAGCCACTGTTTAGGAGGCATCTCTTGTCTACAAACTAGAAACGCATTTTCAAAGAGGATAAAGCATCTGATGGACTCCACTCGAAATGTCAGAGAGGGGCTGGATGAGTCTAACCATCCAGATATTCTGAGTCCACTTCGGGAACAAATTCGGAGCCTTGACATTCCAAAAGAGCTGTGTTGCTTTTCAGCCCAGGACCACGTAGAGCTCAGAGCACCAGATGTCATAAAACAGAGCACTACTGACAATACTGAATTAGTGGAAGAATTTTTAAGCGAACGGCTTCCAtcagccacctctcctcttgaGATGCTTCCAAGAGCGGGTAACTTATACCCAGAAACAGTGGATTTACATTCTGTGATCAATGAACTCATCACTGCAACAAAGAAACATGACATTACTGCCGTAAACACGGCTTGCTTTGGTTTACTTGAACTTTCCAACTGTTGTGTAGAGGCAGCTCAGGAAGCCTTACCAATTGTCAAGTCGCCACTGCTGGAAAAGCTGACCCACTACAGAAAGATAGTTCTATTAACACCATCTGTTATTAGCTTAGCTAGGGAGATAGGTCCAAACCCAGTTTCCAGAGCAGACACACTTCTTCCAACAGCTGTTTTGTTATCGGAGAAGATTTGTGAAACTAACCAATGCCTGGTGGCTGTGGCAGGCTCTTGGTACAGTCTAGTCCAGCAGTTATTCTGCACAGTAGCTCCCGCTGACTTTCTGAAGAGCAAACAAACTTTGGATGAGATCATGCAGACTTTAGCAACAGTTGTTCATCTAGCGGCTGATGTTGCACATACAGATTGTGAAGAGGAGCGCACAACAGTTCCTAAGATTCAGGAAAGGTTTGTACGGGTCCAAGCAAAATTCACACGTGCTCAGACTAATACAAAGCATTTACTTGAAAAGGCACTGTCTTCTGACTGCTTCCATTCTCACCAGGACCATCTCGAGGGGATCTGCCTTCTTTGGTCTGTCAGCATACAGGTGCTCCTGAGTGCTGTGGATCAGCTCATAGGACGAGATGTTTTGTTCCTGGGTGAATTAAGGAATACAATGAAGCACAAGCTTCGCTTGCGGGATGTCCTGGCAGCTGTCTCCGAGAGCTCTTTGAGAATACAGGAGGCAGCCCGGCTGTCCTATCTCGCCTGTGCTGAACACAGTGTGCAGCGTGACATCCTAGCGCTCCGGGAGGAGGTAAAGGTACTAACTGAAGCTCTGTTGCAAGTGGCGGATGTTCTGTCTGTCTCCCCAGTGCCTGCTACAAACTTGTCCATTCGTGCTGAGCTGCTCCAACGAGAGTTTGCTGTTAGAGTGAAGGCACTTCTGATCCTCCTAACCAGCACCAATCGGGAGTACATGAGGGTCATCCAAAACATCCTCAGACTGGCCTGGCCTCCTGCGCGTGCCCAGGGAGGTGACGGAGTGATGGTTAAACAGGCAGGTCAGATAATGGCAAACCTCCAGCTGGTCAAGACCATCATAGAAGACGCTTTGGAGAACACAGTTCATCTAAGAATGCGGGAAAGCCTGCTCTCTCAGACAGaccaccttctcctcctcacTGCTGAGCTGCTAGGAAGCGCTGGTGAGCAGCTTCAACGCCAGCAGGACAGGGAGCTGGTCCAGCTAGACTACATTGCATGGGAGTGGTCTGCTAAAGCGCACTATGTGGTGACGCAGCTTCAGTCGGTGAAGAACATTGATAAAGCCGCCTTAGAGCTCGTTAAGCAGTGTTTACAAAACAGCGAGTCACGTGCTGTTGCAAATCAATGTCATGGCAAAGCAGAGCTCTCCCCCGCCAAGATACCCAGCACCAAACACCAGAGTCACACACACCAAGCCAATTCAGCAAATGCCTGGCCTACCATGAGTGAATCCAAAGGTTTAACTGCCGGGGATGCATTTGAAATCATG CTCCTGACTGACTCTCCAAATGACTCCCACCCCACTAGCAGTGAGCAGGGTAAGGGAGCCGCTCCTGCTGCCCTGCCAGAGGACTCTGGACAGTGGCAGGATGACACCAACACCATGTCCCAAGTCACCAAGGAAATGGCCACTGGGATGTCTCACATGGCACGGTTTCTAAAGAGGAAGGGACCGATAACG ACCAAAGAGCAGCTCATTGCCTGTGCTAGTCAAATGGCTTCCAATGGGCAAGTGTTTGTCAGATTTGGCCACCTGATTGCAGAGAACTGCCTAGATGAAAGATGTGCAACCGAACTGCTGTGTGTCACCGAGCAAATCCAAACCATCAGCAACCAGCTCAGAATTATTTCCAG ggtaaaagcagcaacagcagggagTAGGTGCTCTGCTGAACTACTGGTGAACAATGCACAGAATCTGTTTCAAGTGGTCCTACAGTCCCTGAAGGCAGCAGAGGCCGCGTGCGTCAAA GGTTTGCGAAAGCCAGATCCTGACTcagaagcagcagaggcagctgccttTTGTATTCGATGGAAGGAAAAGCTGTTGTGGCACAGAGTCAAAGCGGCTTTAAACCCAGACAGGGATGAATTCGGACTTCGCAGAACACGTGTAGGGCGTGAACCCACCCTTACCGCTATGGCTCAGGAACCATCGTCTCAGAATTAa